A single window of Eucalyptus grandis isolate ANBG69807.140 chromosome 1, ASM1654582v1, whole genome shotgun sequence DNA harbors:
- the LOC104446561 gene encoding myosin-binding protein 7 isoform X2 — protein sequence MESQAIVPLRDLAQCCSCGCTCSSLGTSSETWLRSVKRKYDEYEDGNRLFVPGLEITSVARVQAENEIIALREMVTNQQQVIEELSTELDEERNASSSAANEAMSMILRLQREKAEIQMEARQFKRFAEEKMGHDQQEMTALEELLYKREQAIQSLTCEVQAYKHRMMSYGLTEAEADGEKSRGYSRSQSMLENFDGQSEYPPYDYPPLRCNLNENYGPLEGENDSTDIEKYPFGETPRGPENLRDLEYRIRRMERSTSNDQLDGDLPDAKNTAEKVMVGQSPRRPRHLRRFSNDSSSSFLGMGRDNGNELAKDSPRPNISIKRMEYISRKDDYSNLRTLDQTSEPGDDMSDRIYTIDSVHNGTPEPKPVVGICDDYMTTPRESMNRTDFGDPDIMKLYMRLQALEADRESMRQAIISMRTDKAQLVLLKEIAQHLCKEMSPERRMPVWIASFVFWRRKARRSKYMFGLSASNIGLLLALDKSPQIRQGRCLTSTQV from the exons ATGGAGTCGCAAGCAATAGTACCTCTGAGAGATTTAGCCCAATGTTGCAGCTGCGGGTGTACTTGCTCATCGTTAGGCACTTCTTCTGAAACTTGGCTTCGTTCAGTGAAACGAAAATATGATGAGTACGAAGATGGCAACAGATTGTTTGTACCTGGGTTGGAAATCACATCTGTGGCCAGAGTTCAAGCTGAAAATGAGATCATTGCGCTGCGTGAAATGGTTACCAATCAACAGCAGGTTATAGAAGAGTTGTCTACTGAACTGGATGAGGAGAGGAATGCCTCTTCGTCAGCTGCAAACGAGGCCATGTCCATGATTTTGAGGTTGCAGAGGGAGAAGGCGGAGATCCAAATGGAAGCACGGCAATTCAAGCGTTTCGCGGAGGAGAAAATGGGGCATGATCAGCAGGAGATGACGGCACTGGAGGAATTGTTGTACAAGAGAGAGCAAGCAATTCAATCCCTGACATGTGAAGTGCAGGCTTATAAGCATAGAATGATGAGTTATGGACTTACTGAGGCAGAGGCAGATGGTGAGAAGAGTCGTGGGTATAGCCGGAGCCAGAGCATGCTTGAAAACTTTGATGGTCAATCGGAATATCCTCCATATGATTATCCGCCCTTGAGATGcaatttaaatgaaaactaCGGTCCTTTAGAAGGTGAGAATGATAGCACTGACATCGAGAAATATCCATTTGGCGAGACTCCCCGTGGTCCGGAGAATTTGAGGGACTTGGAGTATAGAATTCGCCGAATGGAGAGAAGTACTAGCAATGATCAGTTGGATGGTGATCTCCCTGATGCGAAAAACACCGCAGAGAAGGTCATGGTTGGTCAATCTCCTCGAAGGCCAAGGCACCTGAGGAGGTTTTCTAATGACAGTTCAAGTTCCTTTCTAGGAATGGGAAGGGATAATGGGAATGAATTGGCTAAGGATTCTCCACGACCCAACATTAGCATCAAGAGAATGGAGTATATATCTCGAAAAGATGATTACTCTAACTTGAGAACACTGGACCAAACATCAGAACCTGGAGATGACATGAGCGATAGAATTTATACCATTGACTCTGTTCATAATGGAACTCCAGAGCCCAAACCAGTTGTTGGGATCTGTGATGATTATATGACTACTCCGCGGGAATCGATGAATCGAACTGATTTTGGAGATCCGGATATTATGAAGCTCTATATGAGGCTTCAAGCACTTGAGGCTGACAGGGAATCGATGAGGCAGGCAATCATTTCGATGCGTACAGATAAAGCACAGCTGGTATTATTGAAAGAAATAGCTCAACATTTGTGCAAGGAAATGTCTCCGGAAAGACGGATGCCTGTG TGGATTGCATCCTTTGTCTTTTGGAGGAGGAAGGCTCGTAGAAGCAA GTATATGTTTGGATTATCAGCAAGCAATATCGGTTTGCTGTTGGCTTTGGATAAAAGTCCCCAAATCAGGCAGGGGAGATGTCTTACAAGTACGCAAGTTTGA
- the LOC104446561 gene encoding myosin-binding protein 7 isoform X1 yields the protein MESQAIVPLRDLAQCCSCGCTCSSLGTSSETWLRSVKRKYDEYEDGNRLFVPGLEITSVARVQAENEIIALREMVTNQQQVIEELSTELDEERNASSSAANEAMSMILRLQREKAEIQMEARQFKRFAEEKMGHDQQEMTALEELLYKREQAIQSLTCEVQAYKHRMMSYGLTEAEADGEKSRGYSRSQSMLENFDGQSEYPPYDYPPLRCNLNENYGPLEGENDSTDIEKYPFGETPRGPENLRDLEYRIRRMERSTSNDQLDGDLPDAKNTAEKVMVGQSPRRPRHLRRFSNDSSSSFLGMGRDNGNELAKDSPRPNISIKRMEYISRKDDYSNLRTLDQTSEPGDDMSDRIYTIDSVHNGTPEPKPVVGICDDYMTTPRESMNRTDFGDPDIMKLYMRLQALEADRESMRQAIISMRTDKAQLVLLKEIAQHLCKEMSPERRMPVVKPSVLGSFSFMSIFKWIASFVFWRRKARRSKYMFGLSASNIGLLLALDKSPQIRQGRCLTSTQV from the exons ATGGAGTCGCAAGCAATAGTACCTCTGAGAGATTTAGCCCAATGTTGCAGCTGCGGGTGTACTTGCTCATCGTTAGGCACTTCTTCTGAAACTTGGCTTCGTTCAGTGAAACGAAAATATGATGAGTACGAAGATGGCAACAGATTGTTTGTACCTGGGTTGGAAATCACATCTGTGGCCAGAGTTCAAGCTGAAAATGAGATCATTGCGCTGCGTGAAATGGTTACCAATCAACAGCAGGTTATAGAAGAGTTGTCTACTGAACTGGATGAGGAGAGGAATGCCTCTTCGTCAGCTGCAAACGAGGCCATGTCCATGATTTTGAGGTTGCAGAGGGAGAAGGCGGAGATCCAAATGGAAGCACGGCAATTCAAGCGTTTCGCGGAGGAGAAAATGGGGCATGATCAGCAGGAGATGACGGCACTGGAGGAATTGTTGTACAAGAGAGAGCAAGCAATTCAATCCCTGACATGTGAAGTGCAGGCTTATAAGCATAGAATGATGAGTTATGGACTTACTGAGGCAGAGGCAGATGGTGAGAAGAGTCGTGGGTATAGCCGGAGCCAGAGCATGCTTGAAAACTTTGATGGTCAATCGGAATATCCTCCATATGATTATCCGCCCTTGAGATGcaatttaaatgaaaactaCGGTCCTTTAGAAGGTGAGAATGATAGCACTGACATCGAGAAATATCCATTTGGCGAGACTCCCCGTGGTCCGGAGAATTTGAGGGACTTGGAGTATAGAATTCGCCGAATGGAGAGAAGTACTAGCAATGATCAGTTGGATGGTGATCTCCCTGATGCGAAAAACACCGCAGAGAAGGTCATGGTTGGTCAATCTCCTCGAAGGCCAAGGCACCTGAGGAGGTTTTCTAATGACAGTTCAAGTTCCTTTCTAGGAATGGGAAGGGATAATGGGAATGAATTGGCTAAGGATTCTCCACGACCCAACATTAGCATCAAGAGAATGGAGTATATATCTCGAAAAGATGATTACTCTAACTTGAGAACACTGGACCAAACATCAGAACCTGGAGATGACATGAGCGATAGAATTTATACCATTGACTCTGTTCATAATGGAACTCCAGAGCCCAAACCAGTTGTTGGGATCTGTGATGATTATATGACTACTCCGCGGGAATCGATGAATCGAACTGATTTTGGAGATCCGGATATTATGAAGCTCTATATGAGGCTTCAAGCACTTGAGGCTGACAGGGAATCGATGAGGCAGGCAATCATTTCGATGCGTACAGATAAAGCACAGCTGGTATTATTGAAAGAAATAGCTCAACATTTGTGCAAGGAAATGTCTCCGGAAAGACGGATGCCTGTGGTAAAGCCATCGGTCCTTGGAAGCTTTTCCTTTATGTCAATTTTTAAG TGGATTGCATCCTTTGTCTTTTGGAGGAGGAAGGCTCGTAGAAGCAA GTATATGTTTGGATTATCAGCAAGCAATATCGGTTTGCTGTTGGCTTTGGATAAAAGTCCCCAAATCAGGCAGGGGAGATGTCTTACAAGTACGCAAGTTTGA
- the LOC104446561 gene encoding myosin-binding protein 7 isoform X3: MVTNQQQVIEELSTELDEERNASSSAANEAMSMILRLQREKAEIQMEARQFKRFAEEKMGHDQQEMTALEELLYKREQAIQSLTCEVQAYKHRMMSYGLTEAEADGEKSRGYSRSQSMLENFDGQSEYPPYDYPPLRCNLNENYGPLEGENDSTDIEKYPFGETPRGPENLRDLEYRIRRMERSTSNDQLDGDLPDAKNTAEKVMVGQSPRRPRHLRRFSNDSSSSFLGMGRDNGNELAKDSPRPNISIKRMEYISRKDDYSNLRTLDQTSEPGDDMSDRIYTIDSVHNGTPEPKPVVGICDDYMTTPRESMNRTDFGDPDIMKLYMRLQALEADRESMRQAIISMRTDKAQLVLLKEIAQHLCKEMSPERRMPVVKPSVLGSFSFMSIFKWIASFVFWRRKARRSKYMFGLSASNIGLLLALDKSPQIRQGRCLTSTQV, translated from the exons ATGGTTACCAATCAACAGCAGGTTATAGAAGAGTTGTCTACTGAACTGGATGAGGAGAGGAATGCCTCTTCGTCAGCTGCAAACGAGGCCATGTCCATGATTTTGAGGTTGCAGAGGGAGAAGGCGGAGATCCAAATGGAAGCACGGCAATTCAAGCGTTTCGCGGAGGAGAAAATGGGGCATGATCAGCAGGAGATGACGGCACTGGAGGAATTGTTGTACAAGAGAGAGCAAGCAATTCAATCCCTGACATGTGAAGTGCAGGCTTATAAGCATAGAATGATGAGTTATGGACTTACTGAGGCAGAGGCAGATGGTGAGAAGAGTCGTGGGTATAGCCGGAGCCAGAGCATGCTTGAAAACTTTGATGGTCAATCGGAATATCCTCCATATGATTATCCGCCCTTGAGATGcaatttaaatgaaaactaCGGTCCTTTAGAAGGTGAGAATGATAGCACTGACATCGAGAAATATCCATTTGGCGAGACTCCCCGTGGTCCGGAGAATTTGAGGGACTTGGAGTATAGAATTCGCCGAATGGAGAGAAGTACTAGCAATGATCAGTTGGATGGTGATCTCCCTGATGCGAAAAACACCGCAGAGAAGGTCATGGTTGGTCAATCTCCTCGAAGGCCAAGGCACCTGAGGAGGTTTTCTAATGACAGTTCAAGTTCCTTTCTAGGAATGGGAAGGGATAATGGGAATGAATTGGCTAAGGATTCTCCACGACCCAACATTAGCATCAAGAGAATGGAGTATATATCTCGAAAAGATGATTACTCTAACTTGAGAACACTGGACCAAACATCAGAACCTGGAGATGACATGAGCGATAGAATTTATACCATTGACTCTGTTCATAATGGAACTCCAGAGCCCAAACCAGTTGTTGGGATCTGTGATGATTATATGACTACTCCGCGGGAATCGATGAATCGAACTGATTTTGGAGATCCGGATATTATGAAGCTCTATATGAGGCTTCAAGCACTTGAGGCTGACAGGGAATCGATGAGGCAGGCAATCATTTCGATGCGTACAGATAAAGCACAGCTGGTATTATTGAAAGAAATAGCTCAACATTTGTGCAAGGAAATGTCTCCGGAAAGACGGATGCCTGTGGTAAAGCCATCGGTCCTTGGAAGCTTTTCCTTTATGTCAATTTTTAAG TGGATTGCATCCTTTGTCTTTTGGAGGAGGAAGGCTCGTAGAAGCAA GTATATGTTTGGATTATCAGCAAGCAATATCGGTTTGCTGTTGGCTTTGGATAAAAGTCCCCAAATCAGGCAGGGGAGATGTCTTACAAGTACGCAAGTTTGA